The genomic interval TCTCGGGCTCGTTGTCCATCAACGTCCAGAATACCGCCTTCGGAATTTTTGATGAACTGGATGGTAAGGCGGATGGAGTCTTGAAACTTTTGAACCTGGATCTCGATATTGTAAATCCGACCCAACCAGGGCTGAAATTCTCAGGCGAGGTTTCCTTCGTGGGCACGAAATTCATTCTCACCCTTGGTAGAACCGGATCAAATCTGACGGTCGTATTCACGAACCTTGGTTCTCTTCCAACTCCATTCGTTCTGCCAAACCTGTAACGCCAGCCCCGACTTTGGCCTTTCGACTCGCGGCTTACGCCTTTAATTGGATCAATTCCCTCGTTGAGATTACTAAAAGACCTGTCCACTGTATTGGAGATCCTCATTTACCGCCTATATGTTTCGACCGTTTATCTTCCTGATCCTGTCCCTTATCCTGGGAATCCTGGGTTGGTCTGTACCTGTTTACTGGCAGTTGGTTAATAGCCAGTTGCTGGAAGCGGTAGGAATAGGAACCCCGAGCCTCGTCGATTCGGCCACAAGCCAGGTGCAGCTGGATCATCTTGGCGTCGCAGCTATTTTTCTCGATGCTGCTGAATCGCTTGAAGTGGAAGGTGTGACCCCGGTCAGGCAGAGTATTGCCAGGACAATTGAGCTCTTTCCGGAGTACGCCATTTCTGGTGGACCCGATATTTATTTTGATCAAATCCTGCGCCTGGATCCGCAGCTACGAGTGGCGACTCGCACCGAACTGATCTTCAATCTGATTCCTTCTCAGACTCGAACAACGCTTTTATCATTTTTAGAAAACTCCCGGAGTACGTCCGTTCAAGCCGTTATCGCAACGCGCGACATGGCTGGAACCCGTCAATTTATGCCCGTCTACTCCGCGGCTGGCCAACCCTTGGAAGCGACCATTCTGCTCACCGCTTTGTTGATGCAAGGTAACCATTTGTCCCCGGAAGTAGCTGCCAATATTCGTACCTTGGCTGACAACAAAGCCGACGCCTACGCCGTCTCTGATTTGGAACGGATCTACTTCGCACTCTTTTCTTTGGGCAAACGCATGAATTGGAATCAGTTGGTTCAACTACTGCCCTTTTTGGAAGATACAGAGTTGCTGGAAAATGTAGCAGCTTACGCCCGAAACCATGACGAAACGTTTGGCTGGATCTATGCGGCGATTATTCAACAGCAGAGCTCTCGTTCAGTTATTCAATATCTGGAGACCTACCCCAAGGAAGGTTTAGACAATCTGGGAATGTCTCTTAGCTTTGGGAAGGGGGCATTGGACTACTTACTCTTACAGATGAAGAAAGTGGAGGAACCTCGACTCCGCATGCAATTGGCTGAGCGGGTGCCTTGGTTGTTGGGTAATCCTGCTTTCCTTCTTCCCGCTGCCAGAAATCCTGGCGCGTTTCTCATTTTCAAAGGTCTCTTTACAGCTCTGTCAGCGTTTTGTTTGACCTCCTTCGCGATGCAGGCGTTTCCCTTACTATTTCATACATTCAAGCGAACTCGCAAACCACCAATCCTTGTAAACGCTTTAAGAACGCTCACTCTAACCTTGATTCTTGCCTTTTTAATTATCCTGATAACGGAACCTGGCGTGCTTCGGCAAAGTCAAACACCTCAACCTGAGGTTCGACTTGAGTGGGCGTTTCAAGATACCGTAGAATCCTTATTCACTCCAACAGAACGAAAAGATACCATGGACCAGATCACAATCATCACACTCTCGATCTTCTTCCTTATGCAAACGGCCCTTTACATGGCTGGGCTCATTAAGCTTACCGAAATCAGAAAGATGGACGCTTCACCGACTCTCAAACTCCAGCTCATTGAAAATGAGGATCAACTCTTTGATAGTGGACTCTATTTGGGACTCACAGGAACCGTTCTTTCTTTGATCTTTCTTGCGGTGGGCGTTGTCCAGGCCAGCTTGATGGCCGCGTATTCGTCTACCCTTTTTGGCATCATCTTTGTCGCCATTCTCAAGGTGTTACATGTGCGACCTTTTCGTAAGACCCTTCTTTTACTCGTGCACAAGTAGTCATGAATAAAACACTGCTTCTCATCATCTGTGACTTTCTGCTGCTAAGCCTTTTGGCTCTAGCCCGGTTTGACGCGCCGGAAGAGGAGCAGTCCGAGCAACAAGTACTTCCGGAGGATCCCATCCAGGCACAGGAAGACATTATTGAAGTGCTGAAGCTTTCACTGGAGCTCGAGGAAGCATCGAATCAGAATATTGTTGCTTCCCTTCAAGATACGCAAAAAGAGTTGGAAACGACCTCCAGTACACTGGAAAACCGTGAAAAAGAATTGCAGCTAACTCAGGAAGAACGGGAAACCCTGGCTCTGGCAAAAAAAGAATTGGAGAAAAACCTACAGGAACGCATTGCTGTTTTGGAAAGAACCGAAGCGGATGTTAAGCAATTGAGTACCGTTCTGGAGGAAGAGCGACGGGAGGCCGATAGAAAGCTTCGTCAGATGGAAACGCTCCAAAAAGAACTTCAAGATAAACAAGCTGCAATCGCCCAAGCAGAAACACGTCAGAAAGAACTGGAAGAGGGCCAGCGCCAAGCAGAACGGAAGGCGCAAACCCTGGACACGCAACTTCAGCTTGCGGAGGCAGAAAGTCGTTTGGTTCGTGAAAACCTGGAACAGGTTCGTGTGGAAGCGGCCACCGTTCGCGACGATAACGTTCGTTTGCAGGAACACGCTTCTCAACTCGCTACTCAACTTACTGCGGGCGTAAATGCCCAGAGTGACCGTCTTTCTGAAATCGCCGAGGAAGTTCGCAAGTCCCAACCCAGAAACCCGAATCAGATATTTACGGACTTTGTTGGAAGTGGTGTGACCGTCGATCTTCGCTATCAGAAATCGACTCGAGGCGGCGACGAAAGAAGAGTAACGATTCGCCCCGTCATGGTCTCCGATGGCCAAGAACTTAAAGCTCTTATCACCTGGGAGGACACAGGCTTGTCAGAAAACGATTTACGCAACATGAGTCTGAATTTGCGCGGGGACATTCGGCTTGGACGTTACACCTACCCCTTAACGACAATCAGTTTTCTTTCCACCGATACGCGCATTTTGGTTGTTCCCCTGGAATCTACTTGGGCGAGCCTTTTGGAAACAGAACCTTTTTACATTGCTACCGATCCCTTAAAATTTGAATATGCTGTTCTAATCGATTCTGAAACTGGAACCTCAGGAGAAGCCAAATTCAAAGTGGATATCAGCACACCCGACCACTTTAGGATCGATAGCCGCTTCTTAAATAGGCTCATGGGCGAATTTTCACCCAAGGAATCAGATATTATGTTCAGTAAAACTGGCGATTTCCTCGGAGTATTGGTGAACAAAGAATACGCCGTTCACATCGATAATTTTGTACCCGCCGAAACAGTCACGCTTGGTCAAGCCGATACCATATTGCAGCTCCAAACAGGTTATACGCGTATGGTGAATCAAGTGAGGAGACTCCCTTCGGATGTTAGGTGAGACCTGTTAATAATCCTTATATATCCCGCTATTTTGATTCTTGTCTTGAATAAAGCTGCTTTTTTAATCCTCTTCCCTTAATACAAGGCCTAAAATTTAAACCAGAAAACGATTATGAAAATTAATGCTTACTTAAAACCACAATGTGGATGGAGCATGGGCGTGCGCGCTATCATGCAAAAGCACGGTCTCGAATACCAAGATATTGATATTATCAATTCTGCTGAAAACTACGCCGAAATGGTCCGCAAATCAGGTCAACCGCTGTCTCCCTGTGTAGAAGTCGACGGCATCATGCTTGCTGATGTGAGCGGGGAAGAAGTCGAAGCTTATTTGCTTTCCAACAAGCTGGTCGGTCAAAACGACGCTGAGGTTGGAGTTCCAACCGACCGCGGATGTTCTGACGAAGAACACGTGAAAATGCGCGAAGAGCAGGAAGCCAAACCGATTCGCTTCTTTTAGTTCGCAGAAATAACATTTATTTCAGGCCGAATCCGCAAGGGTTCGGCCTTTTTGTTTGGGACACTGATTC from Verrucomicrobiota bacterium carries:
- a CDS encoding glutaredoxin translates to MKINAYLKPQCGWSMGVRAIMQKHGLEYQDIDIINSAENYAEMVRKSGQPLSPCVEVDGIMLADVSGEEVEAYLLSNKLVGQNDAEVGVPTDRGCSDEEHVKMREEQEAKPIRFF